From Pseudoalteromonas rubra, one genomic window encodes:
- the hscA gene encoding Fe-S protein assembly chaperone HscA, translating into MALLQIAEPGQSAAPHEHKLAIGIDLGTTNSLVATVQSGEARTLSDLNGDAMLPSVVRYHGEQISVGQTAQQEAALDPENTLISVKRFLGKTVQDITSSYGQLPYTFVEHQGSLAVQTSAGPISPVQASAEILKSLHQRAVESFAGEDVMGAVITVPAYFDDAQRQSTKDAAEIAGLKVLRLLNEPTAAAVAYGLDSGQEGIIAVYDLGGGTFDISILRLNKGVFEVLATGGDSSLGGDDFDALLVTVFQQQTGLTNLSAKELRLFMNKAKACKEALTSYETVNVKLPVRDQEFTVTITRDQFAELADALVKKTLRSCRRALKDAGVEKEEVLEVVMVGGSTRMPVIRDAVEAFFTKPPLTSIDPDRVVALGAAIQADILVGNKPDSDMLLLDVLPLSLGLETMGGLVEKIIPRNTTIPVARAQEFTTFKDGQTAMSLHVLQGERELVDDCRSLAKFSLKGIPPMAAGAAHIRVTFKVDADGLLSVSAMEKSTEVQAEIQVKPSFGLSDDQVAQMLKDSMSNAKEDMQARMLKEQQVEALRVLEALEASLATDSGLLNEQELSALRDAMAELDNARLTATDPQAIKAAIEQVDEASSEFASRRMDVSIKHALQGQSVDEV; encoded by the coding sequence ATGGCATTATTGCAAATTGCTGAGCCGGGGCAGAGCGCGGCACCTCATGAACATAAATTGGCCATCGGGATCGACCTGGGCACCACGAATTCTTTGGTTGCTACGGTTCAAAGTGGCGAGGCCAGAACCCTTAGTGACCTCAATGGCGATGCGATGTTGCCATCGGTCGTTCGTTACCATGGTGAGCAGATCAGCGTCGGCCAGACGGCACAGCAGGAAGCTGCTCTGGACCCGGAAAACACCCTGATCTCAGTGAAACGTTTTCTAGGTAAAACGGTGCAAGACATTACCAGCAGTTATGGTCAGCTGCCTTACACCTTTGTTGAGCATCAGGGCAGCCTGGCGGTTCAGACCAGTGCAGGGCCAATCAGTCCGGTGCAGGCATCGGCCGAGATACTAAAATCCCTTCATCAGCGCGCCGTTGAGAGTTTCGCTGGGGAAGATGTGATGGGTGCCGTGATCACTGTGCCTGCCTACTTCGATGATGCGCAGCGTCAAAGTACCAAAGATGCTGCAGAAATTGCAGGTCTGAAAGTACTGCGTTTGCTTAATGAGCCTACGGCTGCGGCAGTGGCGTATGGTCTGGACTCAGGCCAGGAAGGGATCATTGCGGTTTATGATTTAGGTGGTGGTACCTTTGATATTTCCATTCTGCGCCTGAACAAAGGGGTCTTTGAAGTGCTGGCAACGGGCGGTGATTCAAGCCTCGGCGGCGATGATTTTGATGCGCTTTTGGTCACTGTTTTTCAACAGCAAACCGGGCTAACAAACCTGTCTGCTAAAGAACTGCGTTTGTTTATGAACAAAGCGAAGGCCTGCAAAGAAGCACTGACCAGCTATGAAACGGTGAATGTGAAGCTCCCTGTTCGTGATCAGGAATTTACCGTAACCATTACTCGTGATCAGTTTGCCGAATTGGCTGATGCTCTGGTTAAGAAGACGTTGCGTTCATGTCGTCGAGCATTGAAAGACGCCGGCGTTGAAAAAGAGGAAGTACTGGAAGTGGTGATGGTCGGCGGTTCAACCCGTATGCCGGTGATCCGCGATGCCGTTGAAGCCTTCTTTACTAAGCCGCCATTGACGTCCATTGACCCGGATCGAGTGGTGGCCTTAGGTGCGGCAATCCAGGCGGATATTCTGGTGGGGAATAAACCTGATTCAGATATGCTATTGCTGGACGTTTTACCATTGTCATTAGGCCTTGAGACCATGGGTGGCCTGGTTGAGAAGATCATTCCGCGCAATACTACTATCCCGGTTGCTCGCGCACAGGAGTTTACGACATTTAAGGATGGTCAGACAGCCATGTCTTTGCATGTGTTGCAGGGTGAGCGTGAGCTGGTTGATGACTGTCGCTCTTTGGCTAAGTTCAGCCTTAAAGGTATTCCCCCTATGGCTGCGGGTGCGGCTCATATTCGTGTCACATTTAAAGTGGATGCGGATGGCCTGCTAAGCGTTTCAGCCATGGAAAAATCAACAGAAGTACAGGCTGAGATCCAGGTCAAGCCATCGTTTGGCCTGAGTGATGACCAGGTTGCCCAAATGCTGAAAGACTCGATGAGTAATGCCAAAGAAGACATGCAGGCGCGTATGCTTAAAGAGCAGCAGGTTGAAGCATTGCGCGTACTAGAAGCCCTGGAAGCGTCGCTGGCGACCGACAGTGGCCTACTCAATGAGCAAGAGCTGAGCGCATTACGCGATGCGATGGCTGAGCTCGATAACGCACGACTAACTGCCACCGATCCTCAAGCGATCAAAGCGGCAATCGAACAGGTGGATGAGGCAAGCAGTGAGTTTGCATCACGCCGTATGGATGTATCAATTAAACACGCACTGCAAGGTCAGTCGGTAGACGAGGTGTAA
- the hscB gene encoding co-chaperone HscB yields MRYFDLFDLPVSYQVDLAALNQRYLDLQRAVHPDKFAHQGEREKLLAVQKTAEINDALAVLKHPVKRAEYMLSERGVDIRAEQQTLQDPAFLMQQMELREALEDIAHSTDPEAEIESFEAQARQLEQQYSAGLGELLVSQDEAALQRAADHIRKLKFVYKLKDELSRIEDSLFD; encoded by the coding sequence ATGCGATATTTTGACTTATTCGATTTACCGGTCAGCTATCAGGTTGACCTGGCAGCTTTAAACCAGCGTTATTTAGATCTGCAACGTGCCGTTCACCCCGATAAGTTTGCCCACCAAGGTGAACGAGAAAAACTGTTGGCGGTGCAAAAAACGGCTGAGATCAATGATGCTCTGGCGGTACTGAAACACCCAGTAAAGCGCGCTGAATACATGTTGAGCGAGCGTGGTGTCGATATCCGTGCTGAGCAACAAACCTTGCAAGATCCGGCGTTTTTGATGCAGCAGATGGAGCTGCGCGAGGCGCTGGAAGATATTGCACACAGTACCGACCCAGAAGCAGAAATCGAGTCCTTTGAAGCGCAAGCCCGACAATTGGAGCAGCAATACAGTGCTGGTCTGGGTGAGCTGTTGGTTAGTCAAGACGAAGCGGCCTTGCAGCGCGCGGCGGATCATATTCGCAAACTCAAGTTTGTTTATAAGTTGAAAGACGAGCTATCTCGGATAGAAGACAGCCTATTCGACTGA
- the iscA gene encoding iron-sulfur cluster assembly protein IscA produces the protein MAVTLTESAAGRVQTFLANRGKGIGLRVGIKTTGCSGLAYVLEFVDELDEGDEVFEERGVKIIVDAKSLVYIDGTELDYTKEGLNEGFKFINPNQKDECGCGESFTV, from the coding sequence ATGGCAGTGACACTGACAGAGTCGGCAGCAGGCCGAGTACAGACTTTTTTAGCCAACCGTGGTAAAGGCATTGGGCTGAGAGTAGGCATTAAAACGACCGGCTGTTCAGGTCTTGCCTATGTACTTGAGTTTGTGGATGAACTGGACGAAGGCGATGAAGTTTTTGAAGAAAGGGGCGTCAAAATCATCGTCGATGCTAAGAGTCTGGTTTATATCGACGGCACTGAGCTGGACTACACGAAAGAAGGTTTGAACGAAGGGTTTAAGTTCATTAACCCGAATCAAAAGGACGAGTGTGGCTGCGGCGAAAGTTTCACCGTATAA
- the iscU gene encoding Fe-S cluster assembly scaffold IscU, translating into MAYSNKVIDHVENPRNVGSLDKNDPSVATGMVGAPACGDVMKLQIKVSGEGIIEDAKFKTYGCGSAIASSSLVTEWVKGKTLDEAGEIKNTDISAELELPPVKIHCSILAEDAIQAAIADYKSKQAK; encoded by the coding sequence ATGGCGTACAGTAACAAAGTGATTGATCACGTGGAAAACCCACGTAACGTTGGTTCATTAGACAAGAATGACCCGAGTGTCGCAACGGGTATGGTTGGCGCGCCGGCATGTGGCGACGTGATGAAGCTACAGATCAAAGTATCAGGTGAAGGCATCATCGAAGATGCAAAGTTCAAAACGTACGGCTGTGGTAGTGCTATCGCATCATCGTCGCTGGTTACTGAGTGGGTAAAAGGTAAAACACTTGATGAAGCAGGTGAAATCAAGAACACCGACATCAGTGCTGAACTAGAATTACCGCCAGTGAAAATCCACTGCTCAATTCTGGCAGAAGACGCAATTCAGGCTGCAATTGCAGACTACAAGAGTAAACAGGCGAAGTAA